CGTTCATCCTCTCTAAAAACCAAAACCTCTTTCATTAGAACAAAATACCTATCTTTGTGAACAAATTACATCTCTTATACTTCAGATCTACAAGCAAAAGTTGGACCATATTACAATCGTATCTTGTCCCTCTGAAGTTGATGGGAATAGCTTTGATGAGATCTATTCATATGTTTTAGACcatctttttttctctctcttttagtAATCTCAACCACATCAAGCTCTTACCAATTCTCAAAGGGTTATATAGcaatatataagtttatatgTGCATATCTATGGAGATGGATAGCCAGATAGTTTATGTTGTTTGAGGATTAGATTTATAGCCAAGTTGGGttaatttttcctttttctttgccCCCTTACTCACATACAAACCCTATCGGTCCGTACAAAATACTAAAAGCCCTAACTTTCCCTCTCTCTCACTCCCCAAAAGATATTATCATTTCTACTTCCACGAGAAAGGATTATTCACGGATCCATCACACCGATGAAAACCTTGCATGTGGCCGCGAAGGGAGGAGATCTGGCGGAGGGTTGTGGAATACTCGCCGGAGACGCTGATGAGACTATTTTGATGGATGGAATTGGTGATGTCGGTAGAGAGATCTGGCTAGATGACCATGGAGGAGACCATGGTCATGGTCATCGTGAAGAGGATGATATAATTGTTCACCATGACCCTTCAATGTTCTACGGAGATCTACCAACACTCCCTGACTTCCCATGCATgtcctcatcttcatcatcttcaacatctccagctcccGTCAATGCAATCGTCTCCTCAGCCTCTTCCTCCTCGGCAGCTTCTTCCTCCACTTCCTCAGCTGCTTCTTGGGCTATACTGAAATCAGACGGTGAAGATCCGACGACTCAGAATCAAAACCAGTACGCATCAGGAAACTGTGATGTCGAGTCTTCAGCCGCACTACAGTCCACTGCTTCCATGGAGATTCAGTTGGATAACACTCAAGGTTTCGGTTGCGGCGAAGGCGGTGGTGATTGCATTGATATGATGGAGACTTTCGGGTACATGGATCTACTCGATAGCAACGAGTTCTTTGATACGTCAGCCATCTTTAACCAAGATGAGGACACGCAAAACCCTAACTTGATGGACCAAACGCTCGAGAGACAAGACCAGATCGTTGTTCCAATGTtggagaataataataataatagtggaGGAGACATGCAAGTGATGAATCATTCGCTGGAACAAGAGGATGATCTTGCGGCTGTGTTCTTGGAGTGGCTGAAGAACAACAAGGAGACGGTTTCAGCTGATGATCTGAGGAAAGTGAAGATAAAGAAAGCTACTATTGAATCAGCGGCTAAAAGGCTAGGCGGTGGGAAAGAAGCGATGAAACAGCTTTTGAAGCTGATTCTTGAATGGGTTCAAACTAATCATCTACAAAGAAGACgcaccaacaacaacaatctcTCATATCAACAAGATCCTTTTCAAAACCCTAACCTAATCCCACCGTCTGATCAAACATGTTTCTCACCGTCCACATGGGTTCCGCCGCCGCCtcagccaccaccaccacaacaaCCGGCTTTTGTTTCGGATCCGGGTTATGGATACATGCCTGCTCCAAATTATCCGCCTCAAGAGTATCTTCCGTTACTCGAGTCTCCACCGACGTGGCCACCACCACAGTCTGGTCCCATGCCACTTCAGCAATTCACTATGCCAAACCCTCAGTATACTCCATTTCAAGACCCTGGAGGTGGTTTCACTGGATACAACATGAATCCGTATCAATATCCTTATCTTCCTTCGTCTGGGCAAATGAGAGATCAGGGATTGCTTCGTTTGTGTTCCTCAGCTACTAAAGAGGCTAGAAAGAAAAGGATGGCGAGACAGAGGAGGTTCTTGTCTCACCACCATAGACACAACAACAATCAGCAAAACCAGACTCAAATCGGAGAAGTCTGTGGTGCGGTGGATCCTCAGCTTAACCATGTACCTACTACAGCCACTGGCGGGACTTGGATGTATTGGCCTAATGTCCCTGCCATGCCACCGCCGGTATCATCTCAACTACCGGCGATGGAGACTCAGCTGCCCACCATGGACCGAGCTGGCTCTTCTTCTGTTATGCCACGTCAGCAGGTGGTACCAGATCGCCGGCAGGTACTGTACATGCAAAATCATCCTTCTCTTTGAGTACTTTTATCTACATGCAAAGAGTGGTTAAATTGCACATGTTGTTATAGTGGATGAAGCAGATATTGATTATACTTGCTATGTAAattgagtgttttaaaaaaaaaaaaaaagtgcttgttttgattttgtttctgtgttttgggtgtgttttgtttaatttcagGGATGGAAACCAGAAAAGAACTTGCGGTTTCTCTTGCAGAAAGTGTTGAAGCAAAGCGACGTGGGTAATCTCGGAAGAATCGTCTTGCCAAAAGTGAGTTTACTTCTATTTTcttggaacctttgttttccttttttatatatattagtttctacgttcaagtaaaaatattttgtcaattGTTGTTATTTAATTTCTTACTTTTTATTAATTCTATTTCATCTAAAACAGAAAGAAGCTGAGACGCACTTGCCGGAGCTGGAGGCAAGAGACGGCATCTCTCTGGCCATGGAAGACATTGGAACCTCTCGTGTTTGGAACCTGCGCTATAGGTAAACTACGAACTAAGTGAACTTgctcattttgattttttataaatgaatttattAGTGTATCTGTCAAGAATTGGAACTTGGCCAATCTTCGGTTATTCATGAAACGTTATCTTTAATTGGTATGCAGATTTTGGCCGAACAACAAAAGTAGGATGTATCTCCTCGAGAACACCGGTACGATCTTCAAAACACAACATTCattactaaattttatttttctctacatagtttttcttttctaattttatataactTGTTTTTCTTGACATGTTTACAGGCGATTTTGTGAAAACAAATGGGCTCCAAGAAGGTGACTTCATAGTCATATACTCCGATGTCAAGTGTGGAAAATATGTAAGAAGAAACACCACATTTATCTTcgttattttcataatattcaaatttatcatttttttgttagCATAATTAAATCTCGTATATATGGCAGTTGATACGAGGGGTTAAAGTAAGACAACCAGCGGGACAAAAGCCAGAGGCGTCGTCGTCAGCAGCTGTAACGAAGAGACAAAGCAAGTCGCAGAGGAGCATTAACAACAACTCTCCGTCTGCAAATATAGTCGCTTCACCACCTTCTCAAGCagttaaatgaaaaataaaacaatgtaaatattattattattatgtacgAAATAATAAAGAgacaaaaaggagaaaaatggcAGCGTACCTGAGTGTGCCACTTCTCGTGCATGCATGGGATCTCGCGGACCAACGGAGGTTTATGATTAAAGCAGTTTTTGTCAAGGTCcaacttttactccatttttccttttttctcgAGTTGTTTTAAATACCTCCTTTTTTACCTATGGATGTTGTAGAGATAATTAATTCTGGAAATGGTGTTTGTATTATATTTCAGGGGAGGTTGTTAcagtatttttttgttgttgtaaatttgtttatttcacGTATGATGCACTGAGCTGACATATAGTTCTGATGTGAATGTTTTGTGCGTGTAATGTTTTCATGGATGATGATGTTGGACGTGCAAAGAGTTTATCACTTTACCTATTGGGATTGTTGTGAACGGAAAGCTATAGTTATACTTGGGGCTAGGCATTTCGAAGATAAGAATCTCTCTaatctttttttgaaaatgaagaatatctcttaatcttcttttttttttggtaaaagaatATCTCTAATCTTACGctatgttttattatatttcaaaatagttTAAAAGAAATCTTATGCAACTTCATTTCATATCTTTGTATAATGGAACAAAAAtagaattaattaaaaaacaggGAAATTAGGCTGTATAActtttcaaacaaattataattcatgAGATAACTAAAACCCCTAACTTTCATctacattattttatttaataatgcTATATTACCCTCCAATTCAACCTGTGTAATATGCTgagaattatttattaaaagaaatattaaataaatgatttaataaattgtAGTTATCATTGGTGCacgtctctt
The window above is part of the Brassica napus cultivar Da-Ae chromosome C3, Da-Ae, whole genome shotgun sequence genome. Proteins encoded here:
- the LOC106418223 gene encoding B3 domain-containing transcription factor ABI3-like (The RefSeq protein has 1 substitution compared to this genomic sequence) yields the protein MKTLHVAAKGGDLAEGCGILAGDADETILMDGIGDVGREIWLDDHGGDHGHGHREEDDIIVHHDPSMFYGDLPTLPDFPCMSSSSSSSTSPAPVNAIVSSASSSSAASSSTSSAASWAILKSDGEDPTTQNQNQYASGNCDVESSAALQSTASMEIQLDNTQGFGCGEGGGDCIDMMETFGYMDLLDSNEFFDTSAIFNQDEDTQNPNLMDQTLERQDQIVVPMLENNNNNSGGDMQVMNHSLEQEDDLAAVFLEWLKNNKETVSADDLRKVKIKKATIESAAKRLGGGKEAMKQLLKLILEWVQTNHLQRRRTNNNNLSYQQDPFQNPNLIPPSDQTCFSPSTWVPPPPQPPPPQQPAFVSDPGYGYMPAPNYPPQEYLPLLESPPTWPPPQSGPMPLQQFTMPNPQYTPFQDPGGGFTGYNMNPYQYPYLPSSGQMRDQGLLRLCSSATKEARKKRMARQRRFLSHHHRHNNNQQNQTQIGEVCGAVDPQLNHVPTTATGGTWMYWPNVPAMPPPVSSQLPAMETQLPTMDRAGSSSVMPRQQVVPDRRQGWKPEKNLRFLLQKVLKQSDVGNLGRIVLPKKEAETHLPELEARDGISLAMEDIGTSRVWNLRYRFWPNNKSRMYLLENTGDFVKTNGLQEGDFIVIYSDVKCGKYLIRGVKVRQPAGQKPEASSSAAVTKRQSKSQRSINNNSPSANIVASPTSQAVK